In one window of Nerophis ophidion isolate RoL-2023_Sa linkage group LG05, RoL_Noph_v1.0, whole genome shotgun sequence DNA:
- the LOC133553219 gene encoding AN1-type zinc finger protein 3-like isoform X1 — translation MAPPVPTSRLTGDAMLWSATAFGCWSSKTMNLCSKCFADIQKKQPGEDCTSKAMQSSGSSQTPVFSSETAITTSSTQSISSAAASSSSSSPPSSAEQPAAEEPSPLFATSMEGVSSTETAQGTLCTPMKRPRESASASESEATPEKRLRAEAKDGDSEETGGTPKQKKRRRCYRCQTKLELVQQELGSCRCGYVFCMLHRLPEQHDCLFDHLGRGREEAVLKMVKLDRKVGRSCQRIGEECS, via the exons GTCCAGTAAAACCATGAACCTCTGCTCCAAATGTTTTGCTG ACATCCAGAAGAAGCAGCCTGGTGAAGACTGCACCTCCAAGGCCATGCAAAGCAGCGGCAGTAGCCAGACGCCTGTCTTCAGTAGCGAGACCGCCATCACCACCAGCAGCACTCAGTCCATATCCTCAGCGGCagcatcgtcatcatcatcgtcGCCACCCAGCTCTGCAGAGCAGCCAGCAGCTGAAGAACCGTCGCCACTCTTTGCCACCTCCATGGAGG GTGTGTCGTCTACAGAAACGGCACAGGGTACACTGTGTACCCCCATGAAGCGTCCTCGAGAGTCAG CCTCTGCCTCAGAGAGCGAGGCCACGCCGGAGAAGCGATTGCGAGCGGAGGCAAAAGATGGCGACAGCGAGGAGACAGGCGGGACGCCGAAGCAGAAGAAACGCCGGCGTTGCTACCGCTGCCAAACCAAACTGGAGCTGGTCCAGCAGGAACTGGGCTCCTGTCGCTGTG GATATGTCTTCTGCATGCTGCACCGCCTCCCTGAGCAACACGACTGCCTCTTCGACCACCTGGGCCGGGGCCGCGAGGAGGCCGTCCTCAAGATGGTCAAACTGGACCGCAAGGTGGGGCGGTCGTGCCAACGCATTGGGGAGGAGTGTTCTTGA
- the LOC133553219 gene encoding AN1-type zinc finger protein 3-like isoform X2, producing MGDTSERSKPPSLPPRCPCGFWGSSKTMNLCSKCFADIQKKQPGEDCTSKAMQSSGSSQTPVFSSETAITTSSTQSISSAAASSSSSSPPSSAEQPAAEEPSPLFATSMEGVSSTETAQGTLCTPMKRPRESASASESEATPEKRLRAEAKDGDSEETGGTPKQKKRRRCYRCQTKLELVQQELGSCRCGYVFCMLHRLPEQHDCLFDHLGRGREEAVLKMVKLDRKVGRSCQRIGEECS from the exons GTCCAGTAAAACCATGAACCTCTGCTCCAAATGTTTTGCTG ACATCCAGAAGAAGCAGCCTGGTGAAGACTGCACCTCCAAGGCCATGCAAAGCAGCGGCAGTAGCCAGACGCCTGTCTTCAGTAGCGAGACCGCCATCACCACCAGCAGCACTCAGTCCATATCCTCAGCGGCagcatcgtcatcatcatcgtcGCCACCCAGCTCTGCAGAGCAGCCAGCAGCTGAAGAACCGTCGCCACTCTTTGCCACCTCCATGGAGG GTGTGTCGTCTACAGAAACGGCACAGGGTACACTGTGTACCCCCATGAAGCGTCCTCGAGAGTCAG CCTCTGCCTCAGAGAGCGAGGCCACGCCGGAGAAGCGATTGCGAGCGGAGGCAAAAGATGGCGACAGCGAGGAGACAGGCGGGACGCCGAAGCAGAAGAAACGCCGGCGTTGCTACCGCTGCCAAACCAAACTGGAGCTGGTCCAGCAGGAACTGGGCTCCTGTCGCTGTG GATATGTCTTCTGCATGCTGCACCGCCTCCCTGAGCAACACGACTGCCTCTTCGACCACCTGGGCCGGGGCCGCGAGGAGGCCGTCCTCAAGATGGTCAAACTGGACCGCAAGGTGGGGCGGTCGTGCCAACGCATTGGGGAGGAGTGTTCTTGA